A region from the Inhella inkyongensis genome encodes:
- a CDS encoding CoA pyrophosphatase — MSLRPPSFDPRAVPVRAVDAHLAAHPSTWLEADALRQHFAQVPLVAPERPGDGGRLSLRATRAASVLIPLVRRETGLQVLLTRRTEHLKDHAGQISFPGGRVEPEDADAWATALREAQEEIGLNPSWVEPLGQLPLYRTVTAYDVTPCVGLVRPGFALQLDAGEVAEAFEVPLAFLMDPAQHRWHRLKLLGFERDFLSMPWTQQGREYFIWGATAAMLRNLYHQLAQGR; from the coding sequence ATGAGTCTGCGACCGCCCAGTTTTGATCCGCGCGCGGTTCCGGTTCGGGCCGTCGATGCCCATCTGGCGGCGCACCCCTCGACCTGGCTGGAGGCCGACGCGCTGCGCCAGCACTTTGCGCAGGTGCCTCTGGTGGCTCCCGAGCGCCCCGGCGATGGCGGTCGTCTGAGCTTGCGTGCTACGCGGGCGGCCAGTGTGCTGATCCCCTTGGTGCGACGCGAGACGGGCCTGCAGGTGCTGCTGACGCGTCGCACTGAGCACCTGAAGGACCATGCCGGCCAGATCAGCTTTCCCGGCGGCCGGGTCGAGCCCGAAGATGCCGATGCTTGGGCCACTGCGCTGCGCGAGGCACAGGAGGAGATCGGCCTGAACCCCAGCTGGGTGGAGCCGCTGGGCCAGTTGCCGCTCTATCGCACCGTGACGGCCTACGACGTGACCCCTTGCGTGGGCCTGGTGCGTCCCGGCTTTGCGCTCCAGCTCGATGCGGGTGAAGTGGCCGAGGCCTTCGAAGTTCCCCTCGCATTTCTGATGGACCCGGCGCAGCATCGCTGGCATCGCCTCAAGCTGCTGGGCTTCGAGCGTGACTTCCTGTCCATGCCATGGACGCAGCAGGGGCGCGAGTACTTCATCTGGGGCGCTACGGCGGCGATGTTGCGCAATCTCTACCATCAGTTGGCCCAAGGCCGCTGA
- a CDS encoding CobD/CbiB family protein, whose translation MSFFSVLLALLCEQLKPLPHGNAVHQGAIGWAHWAGRNFDAGRAHHAWVVWLVTALAPALLAAVLHMGLRHYSLVLALAFDVLILYLTLGFRQFSHFFTDIRVALERGDELEARTLLAQWQHLDASELPRGELLRHVIEHSLLAAHRHVFGVFFWFVLFSALGLGPAGAVLYRMAEFASRYWAFRNRALDTHTHEGLRERAQRNFNWIDHVPARLTATGFAIVGNFEEAVNGWRRDAPLWQHLNEGIILAAAAGAVGVQLGGAAAPGVTPDRSKTLAAGGAQDATAAEGSTPGDPPTLSHLHSVVRLVWRSVVLWMLLLALLTLSNLIG comes from the coding sequence ATGAGTTTCTTTTCGGTGTTGCTGGCCCTGCTGTGTGAGCAGCTCAAACCCCTGCCGCATGGCAACGCGGTGCATCAAGGGGCGATTGGCTGGGCGCATTGGGCGGGTCGCAATTTCGACGCCGGGCGGGCTCATCATGCTTGGGTGGTCTGGTTGGTCACAGCGCTCGCGCCCGCGCTGTTGGCGGCGGTGCTGCACATGGGCCTGCGCCACTACTCCTTGGTGCTGGCTCTGGCCTTTGATGTGCTAATCCTCTATCTGACCCTGGGGTTTCGGCAGTTCAGCCACTTCTTCACCGACATCCGCGTGGCGCTGGAGCGTGGTGATGAGTTGGAGGCGCGCACGCTGCTCGCCCAGTGGCAGCACCTGGATGCCAGCGAACTGCCGCGCGGTGAATTGCTGCGCCATGTGATCGAGCATTCGTTGCTGGCCGCACACCGTCATGTGTTCGGTGTGTTTTTCTGGTTCGTGCTGTTCTCGGCCCTGGGCCTGGGTCCGGCAGGGGCGGTGCTTTATCGCATGGCCGAGTTCGCGAGCCGTTACTGGGCCTTTCGCAATCGGGCGCTGGATACCCACACCCACGAAGGCCTGCGCGAGCGTGCGCAGCGCAACTTCAATTGGATCGACCATGTGCCAGCCCGCCTGACCGCCACTGGCTTTGCCATCGTGGGAAATTTCGAAGAGGCGGTGAACGGCTGGCGCCGTGATGCGCCGCTGTGGCAGCACCTCAATGAGGGCATCATCCTGGCCGCTGCGGCGGGCGCGGTGGGGGTGCAACTGGGTGGTGCCGCTGCACCGGGTGTGACGCCGGATCGCAGCAAGACCCTGGCCGCCGGTGGCGCCCAGGACGCCACGGCGGCCGAGGGCTCCACCCCGGGTGATCCGCCCACGCTCAGCCATTTGCACTCGGTGGTGCGCCTGGTGTGGCGCTCCGTGGTGCTGTGGATGCTGCTGCTGGCCCTGCTGACTTTGAGCAACCTCATCGGTTGA
- a CDS encoding zinc-dependent metalloprotease, which translates to MHPRLHPPIRATRSALSLAVMSLALMAQASAQAPAQAPAAANPPAPSSAAAPATPNSGPQPFASVVKNATRMEGLFTLWQRDDKVWIELAPEDLNKPLLLSPKFSSGIGERGLFAGLMASRWGGGVGKQQMVQFRRVHNQVQLLALNSLVRAQAGTPSARTVEASYSPSLLGSVTVASQPHPERKSVLIEANGLFLSDMQGLGMTLNRLYRQNYALDRANSHITTARAQADAVMLNVNQHFTATTLAVAQPTPAGAPSGPQPSTPGTLPDARSLFMGIHYTLMKLPDQPAAPRAADPRVGYFQTAVDDFSNDLARTPRQRMINRWRLEKKDPTAALSEPVKPITFWVDRNVPLEYRDTLVEGILEWNKAFERIGFKNAVVAKIQPNDASFDTLDGNVASVRWMVNVDPSFGAIGPSHVDPRTGEILDADIAFEGLSSRNQRWFRAATLKGVTDWAQALQAHDALREGLVPAPQHTDAHPHSEACQFADRAMEQLHYGLDVLAARGDVQPDGPEAKEFMLNVLRGVAMHEVGHTLGLRHNFRSSRAYTWAQINDPAFTAAHGISGSVMEYPGTHLPAPGQALLPHHGRTRPALGPYDYWAIEYGYKPLAKEEEAEALQRIAGRSAEKWLAYGTDEDNSLGIDPESLSDDLGDDPIAFARSRVAIARDMIAKQETRSLKPTEDYAVLRRTLGFVAGDLGRAAGILVRQIGGVKTLRDFPGSGRDPLQPNSAALQREALDLLGKHFFSAGAYALSPALERRLAPDFAERTDALFEGERTPTTMYSFTNQLVDLQKALLAQLLSDGVAGRILDSEAKLAKGEAFPLAELYQRLGQDIWSELGGAADIPGTRRELQREHANRLAAALLRPSSGARADSRSLMRAQAKTLLARIQAGANKAGLSAEARAHLQDVAETLSLALQAKLQRSGV; encoded by the coding sequence ATGCACCCTCGCCTGCACCCACCCATCCGCGCCACGCGCTCGGCCTTGTCCCTGGCCGTCATGAGCCTGGCGCTGATGGCCCAAGCCTCAGCACAGGCACCGGCACAAGCCCCGGCCGCAGCAAACCCGCCGGCACCCAGTAGCGCGGCAGCACCTGCCACGCCCAACTCCGGCCCGCAGCCCTTCGCCAGCGTGGTCAAGAACGCGACCCGCATGGAGGGCTTGTTCACCCTCTGGCAGCGCGACGACAAGGTATGGATCGAGCTGGCGCCCGAGGACTTGAACAAGCCGCTGTTGCTGTCGCCCAAGTTCAGCAGCGGCATCGGCGAGCGCGGTCTGTTCGCGGGGCTGATGGCCTCGCGCTGGGGCGGCGGCGTGGGCAAGCAGCAGATGGTGCAGTTCCGTCGCGTGCACAACCAGGTGCAGCTGCTCGCCCTCAACTCACTGGTGCGCGCCCAGGCCGGCACGCCGAGCGCGCGCACGGTCGAAGCCAGCTACTCGCCCAGCCTGCTGGGCAGCGTGACGGTGGCCTCGCAGCCCCACCCCGAGCGCAAATCAGTGCTCATCGAGGCCAATGGCCTGTTCCTCAGCGACATGCAAGGCCTGGGGATGACGCTCAACCGGCTCTATCGCCAGAACTACGCGCTGGACCGGGCGAACTCCCACATCACGACGGCCCGCGCGCAGGCCGATGCGGTGATGCTCAATGTGAACCAGCACTTCACCGCCACCACCTTGGCCGTCGCCCAGCCCACCCCGGCGGGCGCCCCCAGCGGACCCCAGCCCAGCACGCCCGGTACCCTGCCGGATGCGCGCAGCCTGTTCATGGGCATCCACTACACGCTGATGAAGCTGCCCGATCAGCCGGCCGCGCCGCGCGCCGCTGACCCGCGGGTGGGCTATTTCCAGACCGCGGTGGACGACTTCAGCAACGACCTGGCCCGCACCCCACGCCAGCGCATGATCAATCGTTGGCGGCTGGAGAAGAAGGACCCCACGGCCGCGCTCTCCGAGCCGGTCAAGCCCATCACCTTCTGGGTCGACCGCAATGTGCCGCTGGAGTACCGCGACACCCTGGTGGAGGGCATCCTGGAGTGGAACAAGGCCTTCGAGCGCATCGGCTTCAAGAACGCCGTGGTGGCCAAGATCCAGCCCAACGACGCGAGCTTCGACACCTTGGACGGCAACGTGGCCTCGGTACGCTGGATGGTCAATGTGGACCCCAGCTTCGGCGCCATCGGCCCCAGCCATGTGGACCCACGCACGGGCGAAATCCTGGACGCGGACATCGCCTTTGAAGGCCTGTCTTCGCGCAATCAGCGCTGGTTCCGTGCCGCCACGCTCAAGGGCGTGACGGACTGGGCCCAGGCCCTGCAAGCCCACGACGCCTTGCGCGAAGGCCTGGTGCCGGCACCGCAGCACACCGACGCCCATCCGCACTCGGAGGCCTGCCAATTTGCCGACCGCGCCATGGAGCAATTGCACTACGGGCTGGATGTGTTGGCCGCACGCGGTGACGTGCAGCCCGATGGCCCCGAGGCCAAAGAATTCATGCTCAATGTGCTGCGCGGCGTGGCCATGCACGAGGTGGGTCACACCTTGGGGCTGCGGCACAACTTCCGCTCCTCGCGCGCCTACACCTGGGCCCAGATCAATGACCCGGCCTTCACCGCCGCCCATGGCATCTCGGGCTCGGTGATGGAGTACCCCGGCACCCATCTGCCAGCGCCCGGGCAGGCCCTGTTGCCCCACCATGGCCGCACACGCCCGGCCCTGGGCCCCTACGACTATTGGGCCATCGAGTACGGCTACAAGCCGCTGGCAAAGGAAGAGGAAGCCGAGGCGCTGCAGCGCATTGCCGGCCGCAGCGCCGAGAAGTGGCTGGCCTACGGCACCGATGAGGACAACAGCCTGGGCATCGACCCCGAGTCCTTGTCCGACGACCTGGGCGACGACCCCATCGCCTTTGCGCGCAGCCGGGTCGCCATCGCGCGCGACATGATCGCCAAGCAGGAAACCCGCAGTCTCAAACCCACCGAGGACTATGCGGTGCTGCGCCGCACCCTGGGCTTTGTAGCCGGCGACCTGGGCCGGGCCGCCGGCATCCTGGTGCGTCAGATCGGCGGGGTGAAGACCCTGCGGGACTTCCCGGGCTCGGGTCGGGATCCGCTGCAACCCAACTCCGCTGCTTTGCAGCGAGAGGCACTGGATCTGCTCGGCAAACATTTCTTCTCGGCCGGGGCCTATGCCTTGAGCCCTGCGCTGGAGCGCCGCCTGGCGCCTGACTTTGCCGAACGTACCGACGCCCTGTTCGAAGGCGAACGCACGCCCACCACCATGTACTCGTTCACCAACCAGTTGGTGGATTTGCAAAAGGCCTTGTTGGCCCAGTTGCTCAGTGATGGCGTGGCCGGACGCATCCTGGACAGCGAGGCCAAGCTCGCCAAGGGCGAGGCCTTCCCCTTAGCCGAGCTCTATCAGCGCCTGGGCCAGGACATTTGGAGCGAACTCGGCGGTGCGGCCGATATCCCGGGCACCCGCCGCGAGCTGCAGCGCGAACACGCGAACCGCCTTGCCGCGGCCCTGCTGCGCCCCTCAAGCGGAGCGCGGGCGGACAGCCGCAGCCTGATGCGTGCGCAGGCCAAGACCCTGCTGGCGCGCATCCAGGCGGGTGCCAACAAGGCTGGCTTGTCGGCTGAGGCGCGGGCGCATTTGCAGGATGTCGCGGAGACCTTGAGCCTGGCCCTGCAGGCCAAGTTGCAGCGCAGCGGCGTTTAA
- a CDS encoding alpha/beta hydrolase family protein — MQFLPRRAFAQKALALAFIAAAPGLHAQTQDSTDSATMAAPAAMFLEGVPAIPKALAERMAAYTEFRGHGFSGWHPTKAEMLVSHRAAGASTAQLFRLDTALGELKPVTQGPEPAGGGSYEPKAGRYIVFSRASGGNEVTQIYRQGFDGSAAVQITHTDERNAMNGWRKPQGEIVYTSVPIDRTAQGGSRAKVMTTFWAVNPEAKDPIAERRKIVELEGGGWGGSVSEDGKRMALSRYLSANESQLWVMDLEGENAGKPVQLLPKPGSDEPKAVYAGSFSRDGKSMFVATDRFGEFRELSVLDLKTQALKRITAHIPWDIGGGSLSADGKTLVIQANVDGRDEMHFLDTKTWKPKAAPKGLAAGSVGSSVFHPKLPLMVYSVNSSQGPSQIHVLDSKGKSQQWTQAAVPTSIDTRAFRDTEIIRWKSFDGLTISGLINRPPAKFTGKRPVLISIHGGPEGQATVGFLSRWQYYIQELGITLIQPNVRGSSGFGKTFLALDNGFKREDSVKDIGALLDWIKTQPDLDAERVIVAGGSYGGYMSLAVSTHYSDRIAGAVDIVGISHFVTFLNNTESYRRDLRRVEYGDERDPAMREFQERISPLTNAHKIKKPLFVIQGKNDPRVPYTEAEQIVAKVRELGTPVWYMRADNEGHGFAKKENSDYMNWAMVQFMSQTILK, encoded by the coding sequence ATGCAATTCCTGCCCCGCCGCGCGTTTGCGCAAAAAGCTCTGGCTCTGGCTTTCATTGCCGCTGCCCCTGGCCTGCATGCGCAAACCCAGGACAGCACCGACAGCGCGACCATGGCCGCGCCGGCCGCCATGTTCCTGGAAGGCGTGCCCGCCATCCCGAAGGCCTTGGCCGAGCGCATGGCGGCCTATACCGAGTTCCGCGGTCATGGCTTTTCCGGCTGGCACCCCACCAAGGCCGAAATGCTGGTGAGCCACCGCGCAGCCGGCGCCAGCACTGCCCAGCTTTTCCGTCTTGATACGGCCCTGGGCGAACTCAAGCCCGTGACCCAAGGCCCCGAGCCGGCAGGCGGCGGCAGCTACGAACCCAAGGCGGGCCGCTACATCGTGTTCAGCCGCGCCAGTGGCGGCAACGAAGTGACGCAGATCTACCGCCAGGGCTTTGATGGCAGCGCGGCGGTGCAGATCACGCACACCGACGAGCGCAACGCCATGAATGGCTGGCGCAAGCCCCAGGGCGAAATCGTCTACACCAGCGTGCCCATCGACCGCACCGCCCAGGGCGGCAGCCGCGCCAAGGTGATGACCACCTTCTGGGCCGTGAACCCCGAGGCCAAGGACCCGATTGCCGAGCGCCGCAAGATCGTCGAACTCGAAGGTGGCGGCTGGGGCGGCAGCGTCAGCGAAGACGGCAAGCGCATGGCCCTGAGCCGGTACCTGAGTGCCAACGAATCGCAACTCTGGGTCATGGACCTGGAAGGCGAAAACGCCGGCAAGCCCGTGCAACTGCTGCCCAAGCCCGGCAGCGACGAGCCCAAGGCGGTCTACGCCGGCAGCTTCAGCCGCGATGGCAAGTCGATGTTTGTCGCCACCGACCGTTTTGGCGAATTCCGCGAACTCAGCGTGCTGGACCTCAAGACCCAGGCCCTCAAGCGCATCACGGCCCACATCCCCTGGGACATCGGTGGCGGCTCACTGAGTGCCGACGGCAAGACCCTGGTGATCCAGGCCAATGTCGATGGCCGCGACGAAATGCACTTCCTGGACACCAAGACCTGGAAACCCAAGGCCGCCCCCAAGGGCCTGGCCGCCGGCTCGGTCGGCAGCTCGGTCTTCCACCCCAAGCTGCCGCTGATGGTCTATTCGGTCAACAGCAGCCAGGGTCCGAGCCAGATCCATGTGCTGGACTCCAAGGGCAAGAGCCAGCAGTGGACCCAGGCCGCCGTGCCGACTTCGATCGACACCCGCGCCTTCCGCGACACCGAAATCATTCGCTGGAAGAGTTTTGACGGTCTGACCATCAGCGGCCTGATCAACCGCCCGCCGGCCAAGTTCACGGGAAAGCGCCCAGTGCTGATCAGCATCCACGGCGGCCCTGAGGGCCAGGCGACGGTAGGCTTCCTGAGCCGCTGGCAGTACTACATCCAGGAGTTGGGCATCACCCTGATCCAGCCCAATGTGCGCGGCTCCAGCGGCTTTGGCAAGACCTTCCTGGCGCTGGACAACGGCTTCAAGCGCGAGGACTCGGTCAAGGACATCGGTGCCCTGCTGGACTGGATCAAGACCCAGCCGGACTTGGACGCCGAGCGCGTGATCGTGGCGGGCGGCAGCTATGGCGGCTATATGAGCCTGGCCGTTTCCACCCACTACAGCGACCGCATCGCCGGTGCGGTGGACATCGTGGGCATCAGCCACTTCGTCACCTTCCTGAACAACACCGAAAGCTACCGCCGTGACCTGCGCCGTGTGGAATACGGCGACGAGCGCGACCCGGCCATGCGCGAGTTCCAGGAACGCATCTCGCCCCTGACCAACGCGCACAAGATCAAGAAGCCGCTGTTCGTCATCCAGGGCAAAAACGATCCGCGCGTGCCCTACACCGAGGCCGAGCAGATCGTGGCCAAGGTGCGCGAACTGGGCACACCGGTCTGGTACATGCGCGCCGACAACGAGGGCCATGGCTTTGCGAAGAAGGAAAACAGCGACTACATGAACTGGGCCATGGTGCAGTTCATGAGCCAGACCATCCTGAAGTAA
- a CDS encoding pseudouridine synthase, whose translation MPSDELELVHLGPEILVINKPAGLLSVPGRGEDKQDCAWARVQAKFPEALVVHRLDMATSGLLLFARGAQAQREWSARFAERQIEKRYQALVWGEPLASAPGWQRINLPLISDWPNRPRQKVDWETGKPSQTDWQRLPATSPPGTDPPGTTRLLLRPITGRAHQLRVHLLALGHPIVGDALYDPERPAPRLMLHAQSLAIPGLTLESPCPF comes from the coding sequence ATGCCTTCTGATGAGTTGGAGCTTGTCCACCTAGGCCCAGAGATCCTGGTCATCAACAAGCCCGCCGGCCTGCTCTCGGTCCCCGGGCGTGGAGAGGACAAGCAGGACTGCGCCTGGGCCCGCGTGCAAGCCAAGTTCCCCGAAGCCCTGGTGGTGCACCGGCTGGACATGGCCACCTCGGGCCTGCTGCTGTTTGCCCGCGGCGCCCAGGCCCAGCGCGAATGGTCGGCGCGCTTTGCCGAGCGTCAGATCGAAAAGCGCTATCAGGCCCTTGTATGGGGCGAGCCCCTTGCAAGCGCCCCCGGCTGGCAACGCATCAACCTCCCACTGATCAGCGACTGGCCCAATCGCCCCAGGCAAAAGGTCGATTGGGAGACCGGAAAGCCCAGCCAAACCGACTGGCAAAGACTGCCCGCCACGAGCCCGCCCGGCACCGACCCACCCGGCACCACTCGCCTGCTGCTGCGGCCCATCACCGGCCGTGCCCACCAACTGCGTGTGCACCTGTTGGCACTGGGTCACCCCATCGTCGGCGATGCGCTCTACGACCCCGAGCGCCCAGCACCGCGCCTGATGCTGCATGCACAAAGCCTGGCCATCCCCGGGCTAACCCTGGAAAGCCCCTGTCCCTTTTGA
- a CDS encoding protein-tyrosine phosphatase family protein: MNLRALPLPVGLPGRLWLHSMPGRLEPWAQFEALAAQAGLSRIVCLTPWDEIDRLAPAYGRAIHAQPPWHWQHLPMQDFGLHSDAQSYADGVGQIVAALRQGESVLLHCAAGIGRTGSTAACVLKSLGLSADAALAQVRAAGSNPQSAAQSGLLDAF, from the coding sequence ATGAACCTCCGCGCCCTGCCCCTGCCCGTTGGTCTGCCCGGCCGCCTGTGGTTGCACTCCATGCCAGGGCGGCTGGAACCCTGGGCGCAGTTCGAGGCCCTGGCCGCCCAGGCGGGACTGAGTCGCATCGTCTGCCTGACACCTTGGGATGAAATCGACCGGCTGGCGCCCGCCTATGGCCGCGCCATCCATGCCCAGCCACCCTGGCACTGGCAGCACCTGCCGATGCAAGACTTTGGGCTGCACAGCGACGCGCAAAGCTACGCCGACGGGGTTGGACAGATCGTGGCAGCGCTGCGCCAGGGGGAATCGGTGCTGCTGCACTGTGCGGCGGGCATCGGACGCACCGGCAGCACGGCCGCGTGCGTGCTCAAGAGCCTGGGGCTGAGTGCCGACGCCGCCCTGGCCCAGGTGCGGGCGGCGGGGTCGAATCCACAGTCGGCGGCACAGAGCGGGCTGCTGGATGCCTTCTGA
- a CDS encoding YbaK/EbsC family protein — translation MSQTHDDSHPGVARVRGALRAAGCQAEPRWLDEATHTAAQAAEALGVPLGAIAKSVLLRFGEQAVLCITAGDRRVNAASLSAEFGQKFGPHQKADADFVRRHTGFAIGGVAPLGFEPSPGSAAPQVLMDPSLMRFETVWAAAGHPRTVFGLPPQQLLQHSQARLTPFADET, via the coding sequence ATGAGCCAGACCCATGATGACTCCCACCCGGGCGTGGCGCGCGTGCGCGGCGCGTTGCGGGCCGCCGGCTGCCAGGCCGAACCGCGCTGGTTGGATGAAGCCACCCACACGGCCGCGCAGGCTGCCGAGGCCCTGGGCGTCCCATTGGGTGCCATTGCGAAATCGGTGCTGCTTCGCTTTGGCGAACAAGCCGTGCTGTGCATCACCGCGGGCGACCGGCGCGTGAATGCCGCGAGTTTGAGCGCCGAGTTCGGCCAAAAATTTGGCCCCCACCAGAAGGCCGATGCCGATTTCGTGCGTCGCCACACCGGCTTTGCCATTGGTGGGGTTGCCCCGCTGGGCTTTGAACCATCGCCTGGATCGGCCGCTCCCCAGGTGCTGATGGACCCCAGCCTGATGCGCTTTGAAACCGTGTGGGCCGCCGCCGGCCACCCGCGCACCGTATTTGGCCTGCCGCCGCAGCAGCTGCTGCAGCACAGCCAGGCCCGCTTGACGCCTTTTGCCGATGAAACCTGA
- a CDS encoding DUF1289 domain-containing protein — translation MKPDPLPSPCIQLCKIDAQTQLCLGCARRLDEIAGWGQASEDFKRLVWAQLPARRKQLGLPPLTLSREAAP, via the coding sequence ATGAAACCTGACCCCCTGCCTTCCCCCTGCATCCAGCTTTGCAAGATCGACGCCCAGACCCAGCTCTGCCTGGGCTGTGCGCGCCGGCTGGATGAAATTGCCGGCTGGGGCCAGGCCAGCGAAGACTTCAAGCGCTTGGTTTGGGCTCAGTTGCCCGCACGTCGCAAGCAGTTGGGCCTGCCCCCTCTGACCTTGTCGAGAGAGGCCGCGCCATGA
- a CDS encoding 2-hydroxychromene-2-carboxylate isomerase, whose protein sequence is MSELQALRFYFDPISPYAALAFWQLPEALAGHNVVVDYVPVLFGAMLKANGQKGPAEIETKRAWTYRQVLWLGREQGLALPAQHPFNPLALLRLAWACAPEGQTPSRWVVEQVLNHVWLGQGADANAPERLQALAERLGPRRSADEEMAKQRLRQATDSALAAGVFGVPTIEWQGKLFWGQDALPMLCAAMEGDPWFASGAWVDAGNHPAGVQRL, encoded by the coding sequence ATGAGTGAGTTGCAAGCACTGCGCTTTTATTTCGACCCCATCTCGCCCTATGCGGCCCTGGCCTTCTGGCAGCTGCCCGAGGCCCTGGCCGGCCACAACGTGGTGGTGGACTATGTGCCCGTGCTGTTTGGCGCGATGCTCAAGGCCAATGGGCAGAAGGGCCCGGCTGAGATCGAAACCAAGCGCGCCTGGACCTACCGCCAGGTGCTGTGGCTGGGCCGAGAACAGGGCCTGGCTCTGCCGGCCCAGCACCCCTTCAACCCCCTGGCTCTGCTGCGCCTGGCCTGGGCCTGCGCGCCCGAGGGCCAAACCCCCTCGCGCTGGGTGGTGGAGCAGGTGCTGAACCATGTCTGGCTGGGCCAAGGCGCCGACGCCAACGCCCCCGAGCGCCTGCAGGCGCTGGCCGAACGCTTAGGCCCGCGCCGCAGCGCGGATGAGGAGATGGCCAAACAGCGCCTGCGTCAGGCCACCGATTCAGCCTTGGCGGCCGGCGTGTTCGGCGTGCCGACGATTGAATGGCAGGGCAAGTTGTTCTGGGGCCAGGACGCGCTGCCCATGCTGTGCGCGGCGATGGAGGGCGACCCTTGGTTTGCTTCGGGCGCCTGGGTCGACGCGGGGAACCACCCCGCCGGAGTGCAGCGGCTTTGA